One stretch of Methyloversatilis sp. RAC08 DNA includes these proteins:
- a CDS encoding metal-sulfur cluster assembly factor, translating to MPTEETLRAALHTVADPELVESIVELGLVKSIAIGEARVDVVLIPTSATCPMGELIIEDATSALRAVCPPGWIVQVEFDWDCEWHPGRMSPALRERFGW from the coding sequence ATGCCCACCGAAGAGACGCTGCGGGCCGCGCTGCACACGGTTGCGGACCCGGAACTCGTCGAAAGCATCGTCGAACTGGGGCTCGTCAAGTCGATTGCCATCGGTGAGGCGCGCGTCGACGTGGTGCTGATTCCGACCAGCGCGACCTGCCCGATGGGCGAGCTGATCATCGAAGATGCGACCTCGGCGCTGCGCGCGGTCTGCCCGCCGGGCTGGATTGTCCAGGTCGAGTTCGACTGGGATTGCGAGTGGCACCCCGGCCGCATGAGTCCTGCCCTGCGGGAGCGATTCGGATGGTGA
- a CDS encoding RrF2 family transcriptional regulator yields MRLTTMTDYALRLLMHVGQHPDRLCTIAEVAHVHQVSVAHLMKVTHQLGLAGWIETVRGKGGGMRLAHAPEAIGLGAVVRSVEPDFRLVECLDGGGHCRLQGGCRLAGIFDDALHDFLARLDRHTLADILPPGGPPAAPGVAPLTWQKVS; encoded by the coding sequence ATGCGCCTGACCACGATGACCGACTACGCGCTGCGCCTGCTGATGCACGTGGGTCAGCATCCGGACCGCCTGTGCACGATTGCCGAAGTCGCGCACGTGCATCAGGTGTCGGTGGCGCATCTGATGAAGGTGACCCACCAGCTCGGGCTGGCCGGCTGGATCGAAACCGTCCGCGGCAAGGGTGGCGGCATGCGGCTCGCGCACGCGCCGGAAGCGATCGGTCTCGGTGCGGTGGTGCGCAGCGTGGAACCCGACTTCAGACTGGTTGAATGCCTCGATGGCGGTGGTCACTGCCGGCTGCAGGGCGGTTGCCGCCTGGCCGGGATATTCGATGACGCCCTGCACGATTTCCTGGCCCGCCTGGACCGCCACACGCTGGCCGACATCCTGCCGCCGGGCGGGCCGCCTGCCGCGCCCGGGGTCGCCCCGCTGACATGGCAGAAGGTGTCGTGA
- a CDS encoding NnrS family protein — protein MATLLSIQEAEQPLAPAPSWGAFLELGFRPVYLAGALWALIAVGLWIFAPHWLSGPLAGVAWHAHEMLWGFVATIAVGFLMTAGAAWTGINPVQGRALAILCALWLVARLGFLAGAGTPFLIATLAELLFFTLAAAALLRAVVVSRNARNYAVPVLLLALGVSDALFLLAAHDGDYALLMRQFNAGLLIMTLIALLVARRVIPFFAMRAVPGLQIPMQLRSGHIQLGASGIAVACLLADLPIAQALALAVAGVLSLQHWVSWKPQAVLHKPLLWILYLGYLSLGIGLLLAAASVAGVGVRPALHIHVIAMGGFSLLIIGMITRTALGHLGRPLEADRSMVASYALVIAATVFRLLALQPSALAIHLLHVAAFLWVAAFALYLWRFVPMMIRPRADRPAPAAAPVATPATIVRPGR, from the coding sequence ATGGCCACCCTGCTGTCGATACAGGAAGCGGAACAGCCCCTGGCCCCTGCGCCGTCGTGGGGCGCCTTTCTCGAACTCGGATTTCGCCCGGTCTATCTGGCCGGTGCGCTGTGGGCGCTGATCGCGGTCGGGCTGTGGATTTTTGCGCCGCACTGGCTGAGCGGCCCGCTTGCCGGGGTGGCCTGGCATGCACATGAAATGCTGTGGGGCTTCGTGGCCACCATTGCGGTCGGCTTCCTGATGACGGCCGGCGCCGCCTGGACCGGCATCAATCCGGTGCAGGGTCGCGCGCTGGCGATCCTGTGCGCGCTGTGGCTGGTCGCGCGGCTGGGCTTTCTCGCCGGTGCCGGGACACCGTTCCTGATCGCCACCCTCGCCGAACTGCTGTTCTTCACCCTGGCTGCCGCGGCGCTGCTGCGCGCCGTGGTCGTGTCGCGCAATGCGCGCAACTATGCCGTCCCCGTTCTGCTGCTGGCACTGGGCGTGTCCGATGCCCTGTTCCTGCTGGCCGCGCATGACGGCGACTACGCGCTGCTGATGCGCCAGTTCAATGCCGGCCTGCTGATCATGACGCTGATCGCCTTGCTGGTGGCGCGCCGGGTCATTCCGTTCTTCGCCATGCGCGCCGTGCCGGGCCTGCAGATTCCGATGCAGCTGCGCAGCGGCCACATCCAGCTTGGCGCCAGCGGCATCGCCGTTGCGTGCCTGCTGGCCGATCTGCCGATCGCACAGGCGCTGGCCCTAGCGGTGGCCGGCGTCCTGTCGCTGCAGCACTGGGTCAGCTGGAAGCCGCAGGCCGTGCTGCACAAGCCGCTGCTGTGGATACTGTATCTGGGCTACCTGTCGCTCGGCATCGGCCTGCTGCTCGCCGCGGCCTCCGTCGCGGGCGTCGGCGTGCGTCCGGCGCTGCACATTCACGTGATCGCGATGGGCGGCTTTTCGCTGCTCATCATCGGCATGATCACGCGCACCGCGCTCGGCCATCTCGGACGGCCGCTGGAAGCCGACCGCAGCATGGTCGCCAGCTACGCGCTGGTGATCGCGGCCACCGTGTTCAGACTGCTGGCACTGCAGCCGTCCGCCCTCGCCATCCACCTGCTGCATGTTGCCGCGTTCCTTTGGGTGGCGGCCTTCGCGCTCTATCTGTGGCGCTTCGTGCCGATGATGATCCGGCCGCGTGCCGATCGTCCGGCGCCAGCCGCCGCGCCGGTGGCCACGCCTGCGACCATCGTCCGCCCGGGGCGCTGA
- a CDS encoding mechanosensitive ion channel family protein, with product MTEFVHRVGLGFLAEPWITRIIIILAVTAAANLLAEFLLRHVRRVTVRTVTVWDDALVGCASRPMLVVIWLIGLSLAVDILRRHVDEPFLEYVVPLRNIGIVICLAWFLLRFIGRVSENIVAARLVRGDEIDRTTVDALSKLGRLVVVVSALLLCLQTLGVSIAGVLTLGGIGGIAVGFAAKDLLANFFGGLTIYLDRPFSVGEWIRSPDKAIEGTVEYISWRHTRVRAFNKNPIYVPNALFTTIVVENPSRMTNRRIREVIGVRYDDLPKVAAIVSDIRAMLQAHPDIDNAQTLIVNFTAFAASSLDILIYTFTRTTVWTEYHMVKQDVLLEIADIVARHGAQIAFPTQTLHVDLEPPPPDVARA from the coding sequence ATGACAGAGTTCGTCCATCGCGTCGGCCTGGGTTTTCTCGCCGAGCCCTGGATTACCCGCATCATCATCATTCTGGCGGTTACGGCGGCGGCCAATCTGCTGGCCGAATTCCTGCTGCGTCACGTCCGTCGTGTCACGGTGCGCACGGTCACCGTATGGGATGACGCGCTGGTGGGCTGCGCCAGCCGGCCCATGCTGGTCGTGATCTGGCTCATCGGGCTGTCGCTGGCCGTTGACATCCTGCGACGCCACGTCGACGAACCCTTCCTTGAATATGTCGTGCCGTTGCGCAACATCGGCATCGTCATCTGCCTTGCCTGGTTCCTGCTGCGCTTCATCGGACGGGTCAGCGAAAACATCGTTGCCGCGCGACTGGTGCGCGGCGACGAGATCGATCGCACCACGGTCGATGCGCTGAGCAAGCTCGGCCGGCTGGTGGTGGTGGTGTCGGCGCTGCTGCTGTGCCTGCAGACGCTCGGGGTGAGCATCGCAGGGGTGCTGACGCTGGGTGGCATCGGCGGCATCGCGGTGGGTTTTGCCGCCAAGGACCTGCTGGCCAATTTCTTCGGCGGGCTGACCATCTACCTCGACCGGCCCTTCAGTGTCGGCGAATGGATACGCTCGCCCGACAAGGCGATCGAAGGCACCGTGGAGTACATCAGCTGGCGGCACACGCGCGTGCGCGCCTTCAACAAGAATCCGATCTACGTGCCGAATGCGCTGTTCACCACCATCGTGGTGGAAAACCCCTCGCGCATGACCAACCGGCGCATCCGCGAAGTGATCGGTGTGCGCTATGACGACCTGCCGAAGGTGGCCGCCATCGTCAGCGACATCCGGGCCATGCTGCAGGCACATCCCGACATCGACAACGCGCAGACGCTGATCGTCAATTTCACCGCCTTCGCCGCGTCGTCGCTCGACATCCTGATCTACACCTTCACCCGCACCACGGTGTGGACCGAGTACCACATGGTCAAGCAGGATGTACTGCTTGAGATCGCCGACATCGTTGCCCGGCACGGCGCGCAGATCGCCTTTCCGACGCAGACGCTGCATGTCGACCTGGAGCCGCCGCCGCCGGACGTCGCACGGGCTTGA
- a CDS encoding flagellar brake protein, with protein MNNSEAGMIEAVAQGVNAPGVVKDVLFKDIGLKIGDRLILEPPPKLGEQLGMVKLIGYVNDVSVLVTMPDTRAWAGPPIEGDEFAVRAFSGRHAYGFSTTVGKRSVNPFEYLHLQFPRRITMRQIRNAERIATTISARVLDGAEPVSTTVTNLSATGAEVRAWDPPRAIGETISLELILDIHKVRTRVVVSATIRNTHDIVDTGEAAYGVEFSDVNAQTNIFLKSFVYQNLVEQPHKRL; from the coding sequence ATGAACAACAGCGAAGCGGGCATGATCGAGGCGGTGGCGCAGGGCGTCAATGCGCCCGGTGTCGTCAAGGACGTGCTGTTCAAGGACATCGGTCTCAAGATCGGCGACCGGCTCATTCTTGAACCGCCGCCGAAGCTTGGCGAACAGCTTGGCATGGTCAAGCTGATCGGCTATGTCAACGATGTGAGCGTGCTGGTCACGATGCCCGACACCCGCGCCTGGGCCGGCCCGCCGATCGAAGGCGACGAATTCGCGGTGCGCGCGTTCTCGGGCCGTCATGCCTACGGCTTCTCGACCACGGTCGGCAAGCGCTCGGTCAACCCCTTCGAGTACCTGCACCTTCAGTTTCCGCGCCGCATCACGATGCGCCAGATCCGCAATGCGGAGCGAATTGCCACAACCATCAGCGCGCGCGTGCTCGACGGTGCCGAGCCGGTATCGACCACGGTGACCAATCTCAGTGCCACCGGTGCCGAAGTGCGCGCCTGGGACCCGCCGCGTGCCATCGGGGAAACGATTTCCCTGGAGTTGATTCTCGACATCCACAAGGTGCGGACCCGGGTGGTGGTCAGCGCAACCATCCGCAATACGCACGACATCGTCGACACCGGCGAGGCCGCGTACGGCGTCGAGTTTTCCGACGTCAACGCGCAGACCAACATCTTCCTGAAGAGCTTCGTCTACCAGAATCTGGTGGAACAGCCGCACAAGCGCCTGTAG
- a CDS encoding enoyl-CoA hydratase-related protein: protein MKDQVDGHILSACEKGIATITISNPARRNAFSVAMLQAMRRAVDTSLADPDCRVLVLRGAGGCFSAGGDINDFRATLYLEAPARLDAYRALIENWVNPVILALRRAHQPVLSLVQGACAGYGLSLALASDCVIAADDAVFSTAYTGLALPCDGGQSVFLMQALGERRARELMWSARRVAAPEALALGLVEQVVPAAGLDGAAQARIAHFAQGPRHALAEIKRLLVAAGPSLEAQLAAEALAFARCAATMDFVEGVTAFADRRAPVFRGR from the coding sequence ATGAAGGATCAGGTAGACGGCCACATACTCAGTGCGTGCGAAAAGGGCATTGCGACGATCACCATTTCGAATCCGGCACGACGCAACGCGTTTTCGGTGGCCATGCTGCAGGCCATGCGCCGGGCGGTGGACACGAGCCTGGCCGACCCGGACTGCCGCGTGCTGGTGTTGCGCGGTGCGGGCGGCTGCTTCAGCGCCGGCGGCGACATCAACGATTTCCGCGCCACCCTGTATCTGGAGGCGCCGGCGCGGCTTGATGCCTATCGTGCCTTGATCGAGAACTGGGTCAATCCGGTCATCCTTGCGCTGCGCCGCGCGCACCAGCCCGTGCTGTCGCTGGTGCAGGGTGCCTGTGCCGGCTACGGGCTGTCGCTCGCGCTGGCATCCGACTGCGTGATCGCCGCCGACGATGCGGTATTCAGTACCGCTTATACCGGGCTGGCGCTGCCGTGTGATGGTGGCCAGTCAGTGTTCCTGATGCAGGCGCTGGGCGAGCGGCGGGCGCGCGAACTGATGTGGTCGGCGCGGCGGGTTGCTGCGCCGGAAGCGCTGGCGCTCGGTCTGGTCGAACAGGTGGTGCCGGCCGCCGGGCTGGATGGCGCAGCGCAGGCGCGCATTGCGCACTTCGCCCAGGGACCGCGTCACGCACTGGCGGAAATCAAGCGCCTGCTGGTGGCTGCCGGCCCATCACTTGAAGCGCAGCTCGCGGCCGAGGCGCTGGCGTTTGCGCGCTGCGCGGCGACGATGGATTTCGTCGAAGGGGTGACGGCGTTCGCAGACAGACGCGCACCGGTGTTTCGCGGGCGCTGA
- the mltA gene encoding murein transglycosylase A → MFQQIRRGVRLAVLASATALLAACGSAPRPGPASPAVMTSCPDVQPAAATPQVCPTCPACAACPVCPPAVPVPEAKLPPKLIAAEWSALEGWADDDLREALPAMRASCSALASRAEWRAPCAALASLVQEDSAAVRAFFESTFRPWQLLNGDGTDQGLVTGYYEPLLRASRTRGGIYMHPIHGVPDDLLVIDVASLHPDLKHLRLRGRVEGRKVVPYWSRSELDARAAELDRKVLFWAADALDVFFLQVQGSGQVELPDGSRVRVGYADQNGHSYQSIGRWLVDQGELKLEQASMQGIRQWARANPSRVATMMAANPSYVFFRELPIGKQAPGLPEGPLGALGVPIAGERVIAVDPRSVPLGAPVWLDTTRPNSADPLRRLMMAQDTGGAIKGGVRADFFWGFGPEAGALAGRMRQQGRMWVLLPVGVTPP, encoded by the coding sequence ATGTTCCAGCAAATCCGCCGCGGCGTCCGGCTTGCCGTGCTCGCTTCGGCCACCGCATTGCTCGCCGCCTGCGGCTCGGCCCCGAGGCCCGGGCCGGCGAGCCCTGCCGTCATGACGTCCTGCCCCGATGTGCAGCCAGCCGCCGCGACGCCGCAAGTCTGCCCGACCTGCCCGGCGTGCGCCGCCTGCCCGGTCTGCCCACCCGCCGTACCGGTGCCCGAGGCGAAGCTGCCGCCGAAGTTGATCGCCGCCGAGTGGTCCGCGCTCGAAGGCTGGGCCGACGACGATCTGCGCGAAGCCTTGCCGGCGATGCGTGCCAGCTGCAGCGCGCTGGCCAGCCGTGCCGAGTGGCGCGCGCCGTGTGCCGCGCTCGCGTCGCTCGTTCAGGAAGACAGCGCTGCGGTGCGCGCGTTCTTTGAATCCACCTTCCGTCCGTGGCAACTCCTCAATGGCGACGGTACCGACCAGGGCCTGGTGACCGGCTATTACGAACCGCTGCTGCGCGCGAGCCGCACGCGTGGCGGTATCTATATGCACCCGATACACGGTGTGCCGGACGACCTGCTGGTGATCGACGTCGCCAGCCTGCACCCGGATCTGAAGCACCTGCGGCTGCGCGGTCGCGTCGAGGGACGCAAGGTGGTGCCTTACTGGTCGCGCAGCGAACTAGACGCGCGCGCGGCTGAACTCGACCGCAAGGTGCTGTTCTGGGCGGCCGACGCGCTCGATGTGTTCTTCCTGCAGGTTCAGGGTTCCGGCCAGGTGGAACTGCCGGATGGCAGCCGGGTACGCGTGGGCTATGCCGACCAGAATGGCCACAGCTATCAGTCGATTGGTCGCTGGCTGGTCGATCAGGGCGAGCTGAAACTCGAACAGGCGTCGATGCAGGGCATCCGGCAGTGGGCGCGCGCCAATCCTTCGCGTGTCGCGACAATGATGGCGGCCAACCCGAGCTATGTGTTCTTTCGTGAGCTGCCGATCGGCAAGCAGGCGCCCGGGCTACCGGAAGGACCGCTCGGTGCGCTCGGCGTGCCGATCGCCGGCGAGCGGGTGATCGCGGTCGATCCGCGCAGCGTGCCGCTGGGCGCGCCGGTGTGGCTGGACACGACGCGCCCGAACAGCGCCGATCCGCTGCGTCGGCTCATGATGGCGCAGGACACCGGTGGCGCGATCAAGGGAGGCGTGCGCGCCGATTTCTTCTGGGGCTTCGGTCCGGAGGCCGGCGCGCTGGCAGGTCGCATGCGCCAGCAGGGCCGCATGTGGGTGCTGCTGCCGGTCGGCGTCACGCCGCCCTGA
- a CDS encoding ATP-binding protein — protein sequence MTDRDGFESLIARAHALFDRLEHMIPAPPAPPDWKATAYRWRRSNGRGRLEPVAHPHKLRLSDLKDIDVQKARITTNTKQFVDGKPANNVLLTGARGTGKSSLVKALLNDFSKKGLRLIEVDRDDLVDLPDITDLIANRPERFIIYCDDLSFESGEPGYKALKSILDGSVSAVLDNVLIYATSNRRHLMPEYFSENNEAKHVDGEVHPGEATEEKISLSERFGLWLSFYPFDQEAYLDIVRHWLKKLGVPPDQIEACRADALRWTLERGSRSGRVAWQFARDWAGQHARQ from the coding sequence ATGACAGACCGTGACGGTTTCGAAAGCCTGATCGCCCGCGCGCATGCGCTGTTCGATCGCCTCGAACACATGATCCCGGCGCCGCCGGCGCCACCCGACTGGAAGGCGACCGCCTACCGCTGGCGACGCAGCAACGGTCGCGGCCGGCTGGAACCGGTCGCCCACCCGCACAAGCTGCGCCTGTCCGACCTGAAGGACATCGACGTGCAGAAGGCGCGCATCACCACCAACACCAAGCAGTTCGTCGACGGCAAGCCGGCCAACAATGTGCTGCTGACCGGTGCGCGCGGCACCGGCAAGAGTTCGCTGGTGAAGGCGCTGCTGAATGATTTTTCGAAGAAAGGCCTGCGCCTGATCGAGGTCGACCGCGACGATCTGGTCGACCTGCCCGACATCACCGACCTGATCGCCAACCGGCCCGAGCGCTTCATCATCTATTGCGACGACCTGTCGTTCGAATCCGGCGAGCCGGGCTACAAGGCGTTGAAGAGCATTCTCGACGGCTCGGTGTCGGCGGTGCTCGACAACGTGCTCATCTACGCCACGTCGAACCGGCGTCACCTGATGCCGGAATACTTCTCCGAAAACAACGAAGCGAAGCATGTCGACGGCGAAGTGCATCCGGGCGAAGCGACCGAGGAGAAGATTTCGCTGTCCGAGCGCTTCGGCCTGTGGCTGTCCTTCTACCCCTTCGATCAGGAAGCGTATCTGGACATCGTGCGCCACTGGCTGAAGAAGCTCGGTGTGCCGCCAGACCAGATCGAAGCATGTCGCGCCGATGCGCTGCGCTGGACGCTGGAACGCGGCTCGCGCAGCGGCCGTGTCGCCTGGCAGTTCGCGCGCGACTGGGCGGGCCAGCATGCCCGGCAGTGA
- a CDS encoding Nudix family hydrolase: protein MTERKQVAVAAAVIFRDSARGREFLLGQRAPGTFYPGYWEFPGGKVEAGEAPVDALKRELDEELGITVTACSPWLTLSHEYEHAFVRLHFFRVEAWKGALQDHVHSALSWQQADVLTVGPMLPANGPVLKSLRLPGFMAISHAWQIGHAAQLDAIRRACARQRLMLQIREPVMDDATQAFAADAIRLAHAGGSPAVVNGEPALARALGADGVHLKSAQLAALAARPDFEWVGASCHTADELAQAQRLGLDYAVVGPVLPTATHPGAAGLGWDTLTALVADCGIPVFAIGGLDASHRQAAHACGAHGIAAIRGAWTT, encoded by the coding sequence ATGACCGAACGCAAACAGGTCGCCGTCGCGGCGGCCGTCATTTTCCGGGACAGCGCACGCGGACGGGAATTCCTGCTCGGCCAGCGCGCGCCGGGCACCTTCTATCCGGGCTACTGGGAGTTTCCCGGCGGCAAGGTGGAAGCGGGCGAAGCGCCGGTCGATGCGCTCAAGCGCGAGCTGGACGAAGAACTGGGCATCACGGTCACCGCCTGTTCGCCCTGGCTCACGCTGTCGCACGAATACGAGCACGCCTTCGTGCGGCTGCACTTTTTCCGGGTCGAAGCCTGGAAGGGCGCGCTGCAGGACCATGTACACAGCGCGTTGAGCTGGCAGCAGGCCGATGTGCTGACCGTCGGGCCGATGCTGCCGGCCAACGGGCCGGTGCTCAAATCGCTGCGCCTGCCCGGTTTCATGGCCATCAGCCATGCCTGGCAGATCGGCCATGCGGCGCAGCTCGACGCCATCCGCCGCGCCTGCGCGCGGCAGCGACTGATGCTGCAGATCCGTGAACCGGTGATGGATGACGCGACGCAGGCCTTCGCCGCCGACGCGATCCGGCTGGCGCACGCCGGCGGTTCGCCTGCCGTCGTCAACGGCGAGCCGGCGCTCGCCCGCGCGCTGGGCGCCGATGGCGTGCATCTGAAGTCGGCGCAGCTTGCCGCGCTGGCAGCCCGACCCGACTTCGAATGGGTCGGCGCGTCCTGCCACACGGCCGACGAACTCGCGCAGGCCCAGCGGCTGGGCCTCGACTACGCGGTGGTCGGCCCGGTGCTGCCGACCGCCACTCATCCCGGCGCAGCTGGCCTCGGTTGGGACACGCTGACGGCGCTGGTTGCCGACTGCGGCATTCCGGTGTTCGCCATCGGCGGGCTCGACGCATCGCACAGGCAGGCGGCGCACGCCTGCGGTGCGCACGGCATCGCTGCCATTCGCGGCGCCTGGACGACATGA
- a CDS encoding TraB/GumN family protein — protein MALATALPTALPAAPTAPYDHGLLWKITLGDAPVSHLFGTLHSGEPRVLDRAAPLYTYIDAARVFMPELVADADAVNAFMAASTSDADDLPKKVGRKHWPQVSQKLALHGVDERVQPRLRPWAALVTLLQPVGGAQPTLDEVLVRRARASGRKILPIENVQEQIDAIARLPDATVMALLIDSARRHDAIQAGVSPMTDAWLAGDTGELARINTRLIGDDKALRRHADLFMQSLLGQRNARFVERLLPQIREGGVFAAFGASHLTGPEGVLARLLQAGCTTDRIA, from the coding sequence ATGGCCCTGGCGACCGCGCTGCCGACGGCACTGCCCGCGGCGCCGACCGCCCCGTACGATCACGGCCTGCTGTGGAAGATCACGCTCGGTGACGCACCGGTCAGCCATCTGTTCGGCACGCTGCACAGCGGTGAGCCGCGCGTGCTCGACCGTGCTGCACCGCTGTACACCTATATAGATGCAGCGCGCGTCTTCATGCCGGAACTGGTCGCCGATGCCGACGCCGTGAATGCCTTCATGGCTGCCAGCACTTCGGACGCCGACGACCTGCCGAAAAAGGTCGGCAGGAAGCACTGGCCGCAGGTGTCGCAGAAGCTTGCGCTGCATGGCGTCGACGAACGCGTGCAGCCGCGGTTGCGCCCGTGGGCGGCGCTGGTGACGCTGCTGCAGCCGGTCGGCGGCGCGCAGCCCACGCTAGACGAGGTATTGGTGCGCCGCGCGCGTGCCTCAGGCCGGAAAATCCTGCCGATCGAAAACGTGCAGGAACAGATCGATGCGATCGCGCGCCTGCCCGACGCGACGGTCATGGCGCTGCTGATCGACAGCGCGCGCCGGCACGATGCGATACAGGCCGGTGTGTCGCCGATGACCGACGCCTGGCTGGCCGGCGACACCGGCGAGCTGGCACGCATCAATACCCGGCTGATCGGCGATGACAAGGCGCTGCGGCGCCATGCCGACCTGTTCATGCAGTCGCTGCTCGGCCAGCGCAATGCGCGATTCGTGGAACGCCTGCTGCCGCAGATCCGCGAGGGCGGCGTGTTTGCCGCTTTCGGCGCCTCCCACCTCACCGGACCGGAAGGCGTGCTCGCACGCCTGCTGCAGGCCGGCTGCACGACGGACCGCATCGCCTGA
- a CDS encoding methyl-accepting chemotaxis protein — protein MNAFSRLSVVHQLSISIGLLCAVIFASLIVIVSMSTQRSTLQQTEAHLGEQADATVKLLDLSYHNAMASAEKGMSALKRGLGGDVVIGEDTMPMGSYGAVRIARVNGAALNGDTDRVSGLRDLIGADPAIMVRVGDEFVRVATLLKDKDGKSMAGKAISKSKETDTLLAGKPYSGVVVRNGRFYISSLEPIKDASGNVVGALSARVDVQQGIDQLFASLKTLRIGDTGYLHILKPGESADASEMILHPEHAGKSIADIGNPALTSVIAQQLDMKNGQLVYDWPLADGSLAPKLATFRTSDTWGWMVSSGAHVAEFTAAGVRLRNQLIMICVGAALLLAALTWWLAHSRLVRLKDVSAAMTRLGNGDFSQRLAVQAGESRNELDLITVQINEATRKTAALITATADAARAVGAAARSLRAGSSEVVEGSTEQSSAAAGLAAAIEELSVSITHVADSAGVADAVSREARSAAMDGERQLHAVVDGMQHIARDINDASTAVTDLAGRTREISNVGRIIQEIAEQTNLLALNAAIEAARAGESGRGFAVVADEVRKLAERTAASTKEIASMVSSVQADADKVVQRISEVSDQVATGVSRATEAGAVLRVISEQSERTASAMKEIAAATREQSSASQSVAQGVERIAGMAEQNADVTRRADGETLGLEKLAGQLQENVGRFVV, from the coding sequence ATGAACGCATTCAGCCGCCTTTCGGTGGTCCATCAGCTTTCGATTTCGATCGGCCTGCTTTGCGCGGTGATTTTCGCTTCGCTGATCGTCATCGTATCGATGTCCACCCAGCGTTCCACGCTGCAGCAGACAGAAGCGCATCTTGGTGAGCAGGCCGATGCCACGGTGAAGCTGCTCGACCTGAGCTATCACAATGCAATGGCCAGTGCCGAAAAGGGCATGAGCGCATTGAAACGCGGGCTCGGCGGTGACGTGGTGATCGGCGAGGACACGATGCCAATGGGCAGCTACGGCGCGGTACGCATCGCACGCGTCAATGGCGCGGCACTCAATGGCGACACCGACCGCGTCAGCGGGCTGCGCGACCTGATCGGTGCCGATCCGGCGATCATGGTGCGCGTCGGTGACGAGTTCGTCCGCGTGGCGACGCTGCTGAAGGACAAGGACGGCAAGTCGATGGCCGGCAAGGCCATCAGCAAGAGCAAGGAAACCGACACCCTGCTCGCCGGCAAGCCGTATTCGGGCGTTGTGGTCCGCAATGGCCGCTTCTACATCTCCTCGCTGGAACCGATCAAGGACGCTTCGGGCAATGTGGTCGGCGCGCTGTCGGCACGGGTTGACGTTCAACAGGGCATCGACCAGCTGTTCGCGTCGCTGAAAACCCTGCGCATCGGCGACACCGGCTATCTGCATATCCTGAAGCCGGGCGAGTCGGCAGACGCGAGCGAAATGATCCTGCACCCCGAACACGCCGGAAAGTCGATCGCCGACATCGGCAACCCGGCGCTGACCAGTGTCATCGCACAACAACTCGACATGAAGAATGGCCAGCTGGTGTATGACTGGCCGCTCGCCGATGGCAGCCTGGCACCCAAGCTCGCCACCTTCCGCACCTCGGATACCTGGGGCTGGATGGTGTCCTCAGGCGCGCATGTCGCTGAATTCACGGCCGCCGGCGTGCGGCTGCGCAACCAGTTGATCATGATCTGCGTCGGCGCCGCCCTGCTGCTGGCGGCGCTGACCTGGTGGCTGGCGCACAGCCGTCTCGTGCGGCTGAAGGATGTGTCGGCGGCGATGACCCGACTGGGCAATGGCGATTTCAGCCAGCGTCTTGCGGTGCAGGCCGGCGAAAGCCGCAATGAACTTGACCTGATCACCGTGCAGATCAACGAAGCGACGCGCAAGACGGCCGCGCTGATCACCGCCACGGCTGACGCGGCCCGCGCGGTGGGCGCAGCGGCGCGTTCGCTGCGTGCCGGCTCGAGCGAAGTGGTCGAAGGTTCGACCGAACAGAGCAGCGCCGCGGCCGGCCTTGCCGCCGCAATCGAAGAACTGTCGGTCAGCATCACCCACGTGGCCGACAGCGCCGGTGTGGCCGATGCGGTCAGCCGCGAGGCGCGCAGTGCCGCGATGGACGGCGAGCGGCAGTTGCACGCCGTGGTCGATGGCATGCAGCACATCGCGCGCGACATCAATGACGCCTCGACCGCCGTGACCGATCTGGCCGGCCGCACACGCGAAATCTCGAATGTCGGCCGCATCATCCAGGAAATCGCTGAACAGACCAATCTGCTGGCACTCAACGCGGCCATCGAAGCGGCACGCGCCGGTGAATCCGGCCGCGGCTTCGCCGTGGTGGCCGACGAAGTGCGCAAGCTGGCCGAACGCACGGCCGCCTCGACGAAGGAAATCGCCAGCATGGTGAGCAGCGTGCAGGCCGACGCCGACAAGGTCGTGCAGCGCATCAGCGAAGTCAGCGATCAGGTCGCCACCGGCGTGAGCCGGGCGACCGAAGCCGGTGCCGTGTTGCGTGTCATCAGCGAGCAAAGCGAACGCACCGCCTCCGCGATGAAGGAAATCGCCGCTGCCACGCGCGAACAGAGCAGCGCCAGCCAGAGCGTGGCGCAGGGTGTGGAACGCATCGCCGGCATGGCGGAACAGAATGCCGACGTCACCCGGCGCGCCGACGGTGAAACACTCGGTCTGGAAAAGCTCGCCGGCCAGCTGCAGGAAAACGTCGGCCGCTTCGTGGTCTGA